Proteins encoded together in one Microbacterium oxydans window:
- the gap gene encoding type I glyceraldehyde-3-phosphate dehydrogenase has protein sequence MSVKIGINGFGRIGRNYFRAALAQGADLEIVAVNDLTDNKTLAHLLKYDSVGGVLDAEISYDEDSITVNGKAIKAFAERDPANLPWGELGVDIVIESTGFFTKAELAKKHIEAGAKKVLISAPGTGVDGTFVMGVNEDTYNPETDHIISNASCTTNCLAPLAQVFNDAFGIDRGFMMTAHAYTADQNLQDGPHSDLRRARAAAINITPASTGAAKAIGEVLPELQGKLSGSSYRVPVPTGSIVDLTLITDRENLTVDEVNEAYKKAAADGRLAGYLQYNEDPIVSSDIVHNPHSSIFDSTLTNVSGNLIKVSSWYDNEWGYSNRLVDLTEYVAERL, from the coding sequence GTGTCTGTCAAGATCGGTATCAACGGCTTCGGCCGCATCGGACGCAACTACTTCCGCGCGGCTCTCGCGCAGGGAGCGGACCTTGAGATCGTCGCGGTCAACGACCTCACCGACAACAAGACCCTGGCGCACCTGCTGAAGTACGACTCGGTCGGCGGCGTCCTCGACGCCGAGATCAGCTACGACGAGGACAGCATCACCGTCAACGGCAAGGCGATCAAGGCTTTCGCGGAGCGCGACCCCGCCAACCTCCCGTGGGGTGAGCTGGGTGTCGACATCGTCATCGAGTCGACCGGCTTCTTCACCAAGGCCGAGCTCGCCAAGAAGCACATCGAGGCCGGCGCGAAGAAGGTCCTCATCTCGGCACCGGGCACCGGCGTCGACGGCACGTTCGTCATGGGCGTGAACGAGGACACGTACAACCCGGAGACGGACCACATCATCTCCAACGCCTCGTGCACCACCAACTGCCTCGCGCCGCTGGCACAGGTCTTCAACGACGCGTTCGGCATCGACCGCGGCTTCATGATGACCGCTCACGCCTACACCGCGGACCAGAACCTGCAGGACGGCCCGCACAGCGACCTCCGTCGTGCGCGTGCCGCGGCGATCAACATCACCCCGGCCTCGACCGGTGCCGCCAAGGCCATCGGCGAGGTGCTCCCGGAGCTCCAGGGCAAGCTCAGCGGCTCGTCCTACCGCGTCCCGGTCCCCACCGGCTCGATCGTCGACCTGACCCTCATCACCGACCGCGAGAACCTGACGGTCGACGAGGTCAACGAGGCGTACAAGAAGGCTGCGGCCGACGGCCGTCTGGCGGGATACCTCCAGTACAACGAGGACCCGATCGTCTCCAGCGACATCGTGCACAACCCGCACTCCTCGATCTTCGACTCGACGCTGACCAACGTCAGCGGCAACCTGATCAAGGTCTCCAGCTGGTACGACAACGAGTGGGGCTACTCCAACCGTCTCGTCGACCTGACCGAGTACGTGGCCGAGCGCCTCTAA
- a CDS encoding superoxide dismutase encodes MATYTLPDLPYDFAALEPHISGKIMELHHDKHHATYVAGANTALEQLAEARESGNLANVNKLEKDLAFNLGGHVNHSIFWTNLSPNGGGQPEGELKAAIDEYFGSFEKFQAHFTAAATGIQGSGWAVLSWDSIGSRLIIQQLFDQQSNTAQGTIPLFQLDMWEHAFYLDYLNVKADYVKAAWNIANWENVAQRLEVARKQTNGLLVLS; translated from the coding sequence ATGGCGACCTACACGCTCCCCGACCTTCCCTACGACTTCGCAGCCCTCGAGCCGCACATCAGCGGCAAGATCATGGAGCTGCACCACGACAAGCACCACGCGACCTACGTCGCGGGCGCGAACACGGCGCTCGAGCAGCTCGCCGAGGCCCGCGAGAGCGGAAACCTCGCGAACGTCAACAAGCTCGAGAAGGACCTCGCCTTCAACCTGGGCGGCCACGTCAACCACTCGATCTTCTGGACGAACCTGTCGCCGAACGGCGGAGGCCAGCCGGAGGGCGAGCTGAAGGCCGCGATCGACGAGTACTTCGGCTCGTTCGAGAAGTTCCAGGCGCACTTCACCGCCGCGGCGACCGGCATCCAGGGCTCCGGCTGGGCCGTCCTCAGCTGGGACTCGATCGGCTCGCGCCTGATCATCCAGCAGCTGTTCGACCAGCAGTCGAACACCGCGCAGGGCACGATCCCGCTCTTCCAGCTGGACATGTGGGAGCACGCGTTCTACCTCGACTACCTCAACGTCAAGGCCGACTACGTCAAGGCCGCGTGGAACATCGCGAACTGGGAGAACGTCGCCCAGCGCCTCGAGGTCGCCCGCAAGCAGACGAACGGCCTGCTGGTACTGTCGTAA
- the whiA gene encoding DNA-binding protein WhiA: protein MALTTDVKAELVSIRNAPPTVRVAEVTAILRFAGGLHSIAGRVAVEAEVDAETLARRVARDLAEIYGVRPEIAQVQSSTANDGARWAVRVIAQGETLARQTGLLDQRRRPVRGLPNRLTTGSRAEVAGLWRGAFLAAGTLSEPGRSAMLEVVCPSSEAAMALVGAAHRLGVAAKAREVRGMPRVVVREGEAIRTILNEMGAQKTAIAWEELRQRREVRAGVNRLVNFDDANLRRSAQAAVAACARVERALEILADEVPDHLKVAGELRLAHRDASLDELGHHADPPLTKDAVAGRIRRLLAMADKRAQQDGIPGTEAAVPVGLDV from the coding sequence GTGGCACTAACCACCGACGTCAAGGCCGAGCTGGTCAGCATCCGCAATGCACCCCCGACGGTGCGAGTCGCGGAAGTGACCGCGATCCTCCGGTTCGCCGGCGGTCTGCATTCGATCGCCGGTCGCGTGGCCGTGGAGGCCGAGGTGGACGCCGAGACTCTCGCGCGCCGCGTCGCGCGGGACCTCGCCGAGATCTACGGCGTGCGACCCGAGATCGCACAGGTCCAGTCGAGCACCGCGAACGACGGCGCCCGCTGGGCCGTCCGGGTGATCGCCCAGGGGGAGACCCTGGCGCGTCAGACCGGACTGCTGGACCAGCGCCGCCGCCCCGTGCGCGGGCTGCCGAACCGCCTCACCACGGGTTCCCGTGCGGAGGTCGCCGGACTCTGGCGCGGCGCGTTCCTCGCCGCGGGCACCCTGAGCGAGCCCGGCCGTTCCGCCATGCTCGAGGTCGTCTGCCCGTCGTCGGAGGCCGCGATGGCTCTCGTCGGCGCCGCACACCGGCTCGGCGTCGCAGCCAAGGCACGCGAGGTGCGCGGGATGCCGCGCGTCGTCGTCCGCGAGGGCGAGGCGATCCGCACGATCCTCAACGAGATGGGCGCGCAGAAGACCGCCATCGCGTGGGAGGAGCTCCGTCAGCGCCGAGAGGTCCGCGCCGGCGTCAACCGCCTGGTGAACTTCGACGACGCGAACCTCCGCCGCTCCGCGCAGGCCGCGGTCGCCGCCTGCGCGCGTGTCGAGCGTGCGCTCGAGATCCTGGCCGACGAGGTTCCCGACCACCTGAAGGTCGCCGGTGAGCTCCGCCTCGCCCACCGCGACGCCAGCCTCGACGAGCTCGGCCACCACGCCGACCCGCCGCTGACGAAGGACGCGGTCGCCGGACGGATCCGCCGCCTCCTGGCGATGGCCGACAAGCGCGCGCAGCAGGATGGCATCCCGGGCACCGAGGCCGCCGTTCCCGTCGGGCTCGACGTCTGA
- the rapZ gene encoding RNase adapter RapZ has translation MADEEKGEFLIVTGMSGAGRTTVANALEDLGWYVVDNLPPQILRPLLELTDMGGKALPKVAAVVDVRGRNLFDDFPGVARALRSRGSVRVLFLDASDDVLVRRFESVRRPHPLQGDGTLLDGIRIERTRLAPIREAADLVIDTSTLNIHQLATQVSDIFSEEGEARHRVTLLSFGFKYGLPTDVDIVADMRFLPNPFWNEELRGLTGQDETVREYVLSREGAMEFLDAYSTALVPVLEGYQRENKSHSTIAIGCTGGKHRSVAMSEELARRLAAVPGVAVNVRHRDLGRE, from the coding sequence ATGGCTGACGAGGAAAAGGGCGAATTCCTCATCGTCACGGGCATGTCCGGCGCGGGCCGGACCACTGTGGCGAACGCACTGGAGGATCTCGGCTGGTACGTCGTCGACAACCTGCCGCCCCAGATCCTCCGACCGCTGCTGGAACTGACCGACATGGGCGGCAAGGCGCTGCCCAAGGTCGCCGCCGTGGTCGATGTCCGTGGTCGCAATCTGTTCGACGACTTCCCGGGGGTGGCGCGTGCGCTGCGGTCGCGCGGTTCGGTCCGTGTGCTGTTCCTCGACGCCTCAGATGACGTCCTGGTGCGTCGTTTCGAATCCGTGCGCCGCCCGCACCCGCTGCAGGGCGACGGCACGCTCCTCGACGGCATCCGGATCGAGCGGACCAGACTCGCCCCGATCCGCGAGGCTGCCGACCTCGTGATCGACACCTCGACGCTCAACATCCACCAGCTCGCGACGCAGGTGTCGGACATCTTCTCCGAGGAGGGGGAGGCCCGGCACCGGGTCACGCTGCTCAGCTTCGGGTTCAAGTACGGTCTGCCGACCGACGTCGACATCGTCGCCGACATGCGGTTCCTGCCGAACCCGTTCTGGAACGAGGAGCTGCGTGGTCTGACCGGCCAGGACGAGACGGTCCGGGAGTACGTGCTCTCGCGCGAGGGGGCGATGGAGTTCCTTGACGCGTACTCCACGGCGCTCGTGCCCGTGCTCGAGGGGTACCAGCGCGAGAACAAGAGTCACTCGACGATCGCGATCGGCTGCACGGGCGGAAAGCACCGCTCGGTGGCGATGTCGGAGGAGCTGGCGCGCCGGCTCGCCGCCGTCCCCGGTGTCGCCGTGAACGTCCGTCACCGGGACCTCGGCCGAGAATAG
- the uvrC gene encoding excinuclease ABC subunit UvrC: protein MADVLPYKPRAGEIPTDPGVYRFRDAAGRVLYVGKAKNLRQRLSNYFAPLRTLHERTRRMVTTAASVEWTVVPTDVDSLQLEYMWIKEFDPPFNVRYKDDKSYPFMAVTLADEAPRVIVTRNRKIPGARYFGPFPKVWAVHETIDLMIKAFPIRTCSDASYRRAMQTGRPCFPGQIGKCGGPCSMTVSIEEHRAMVDDFVAFMAGGDERFTRELTKRMLAASAAMDYEAAAKYRDKLSAIEAVLGKSALVLAADEDADLFGIAEDELAAAVQHFVIRGGRVRGVRALTIEKEIDISSGELVEQVLQQAYGEAQDVPRRILVPTLPDDAAELEVWLRERRGKKVEIAVAQRGQRADLMRTATLNAQQALIRHKTRRTTDYVARTQALTDLQEALGMDEAPLRIECFDISHLGGTNVVASMVVFEDGLPRKDQYRSFNIAETTDDTDSMYQVLRRRLAYLDRPEEPEVIDPTTEEIVAEDLGEAAVRRKPRFAYPPQLLLVDGGKPQVEAAARALRDAGHPEIAVCGIAKRLEEIWLPGDDFPVILPRTSEALYLLQRLRDEAHRFAITHQRKRRRNDITSVLAEVPGLGASRIKVLLKHFGSVTALRAAEPGQIEEVQGIGPVLAQNIHSHLSTR, encoded by the coding sequence ATGGCCGACGTGCTGCCGTACAAACCGCGGGCGGGGGAGATCCCCACCGACCCCGGCGTGTACCGGTTCCGTGATGCCGCGGGCCGGGTGCTCTACGTGGGCAAGGCGAAGAACCTCCGGCAGCGACTGTCGAACTACTTCGCACCCCTCCGGACCCTGCATGAGCGCACGCGGCGCATGGTGACGACGGCGGCCTCCGTCGAGTGGACGGTGGTGCCGACCGACGTCGACTCGCTGCAGCTCGAGTACATGTGGATCAAGGAGTTCGATCCGCCCTTCAACGTCCGCTACAAGGACGACAAGTCGTACCCGTTCATGGCGGTGACGCTCGCGGACGAGGCCCCGCGCGTGATCGTCACCCGCAACCGCAAGATCCCCGGTGCGCGGTACTTCGGCCCGTTCCCGAAGGTGTGGGCGGTGCACGAGACGATCGACCTGATGATCAAGGCGTTCCCGATCCGCACCTGCAGCGACGCCAGCTACCGGCGCGCCATGCAGACCGGCCGTCCGTGCTTCCCCGGACAGATCGGCAAGTGCGGGGGCCCGTGCTCGATGACGGTGAGCATCGAGGAGCACCGCGCCATGGTCGACGACTTCGTCGCGTTCATGGCCGGCGGCGACGAGCGGTTCACACGTGAGCTCACCAAGCGGATGCTGGCCGCCTCCGCGGCGATGGACTACGAGGCGGCGGCGAAGTACCGCGACAAGCTGTCCGCGATCGAAGCCGTACTCGGAAAGAGCGCGCTCGTGCTCGCGGCGGACGAGGACGCCGACCTCTTCGGCATCGCGGAGGACGAGCTGGCAGCCGCCGTGCAGCACTTCGTGATCCGCGGCGGCAGGGTGCGCGGTGTGCGCGCCCTGACCATCGAGAAGGAGATCGACATCTCCAGCGGCGAGCTCGTCGAGCAGGTGCTGCAGCAGGCGTACGGAGAGGCGCAGGACGTCCCGCGCCGCATCCTGGTCCCGACCCTGCCGGACGATGCCGCGGAGCTCGAGGTGTGGCTGCGGGAGCGTCGGGGCAAGAAGGTCGAGATCGCCGTCGCGCAGCGCGGCCAGCGCGCCGACCTGATGCGCACGGCGACGTTGAACGCGCAGCAGGCGCTGATCCGGCACAAGACCCGCCGCACGACCGACTACGTCGCGCGGACGCAGGCCCTCACCGACCTGCAGGAGGCACTCGGGATGGACGAGGCGCCCCTGCGCATCGAGTGCTTCGACATCTCCCACCTCGGCGGCACGAACGTCGTCGCCTCGATGGTGGTGTTCGAGGACGGACTCCCGCGCAAGGACCAGTACCGCTCGTTCAACATCGCCGAGACGACGGACGACACGGATTCGATGTACCAGGTGCTGCGGCGTCGACTCGCGTACCTCGACCGTCCCGAGGAGCCGGAGGTCATCGATCCGACGACCGAGGAGATCGTCGCGGAAGACCTCGGCGAGGCGGCCGTGCGACGCAAGCCCCGTTTCGCGTATCCGCCGCAGCTGCTCCTCGTCGACGGCGGCAAGCCCCAGGTGGAGGCCGCGGCCCGCGCCCTCCGCGATGCCGGTCACCCCGAGATCGCCGTCTGCGGGATCGCCAAGAGACTGGAGGAGATCTGGCTCCCCGGAGACGACTTCCCGGTGATCCTCCCGCGGACGAGTGAGGCCCTCTATCTGCTGCAGCGACTGCGCGACGAGGCGCACCGTTTCGCCATCACCCATCAGCGCAAGCGGCGCCGCAACGACATCACGTCCGTGCTCGCCGAGGTCCCCGGTCTCGGGGCCTCGCGGATCAAGGTGCTGCTCAAGCACTTCGGCTCGGTCACCGCGCTCCGGGCGGCCGAGCCCGGCCAGATCGAAGAAGTCCAGGGAATCGGTCCTGTCCTCGCCCAGAACATCCACAGCCACCTGTCCACTCGCTAG
- the uvrA gene encoding excinuclease ABC subunit UvrA — protein MPIVPVASPGKLSVRGARVHNLKNVDIDIPRDSLVVFTGLSGSGKSSLAFDTIFAEGQRRYVESLSAYARQFLGQVDRPDVDFIEGLSPAVSIDQKSTNRNPRSTVGTITEIYDYMRLLWARIGIPHCPECGERIQRQTVQQIADQLMELPERTRYQVVAPIVSQKKGEFVDLFRELGAKGYSRAIVDGELIQLAEPPTLKKSYKHDIAVVVDRLVASDDILGRVTDSVETALGLAGGVVQINYVDGEGDDAWQTFSEKLACPNGHALTLTEIEPRTFSFNAPFGACPACSGLGTRMSVDVDLMLGDEDLSIREGVIIPWTTQGKGLFQYYERLLEGLSRDLDFSLDTPWRKLHSDVQDAVLRGENYKVTVKWKNRYGREMRYASGFEGVVPYIERQYLQAESDNQRSRWGEYLREVPCPVCDGNRLKPEVLAVQVHGHSIAEVSHLSLADARAFMETLTLTDREAKIAAQVLREIRLRLDFLLQVGLSYLNLSRSAGSLSGGEAQRIRLATQIGSGLTGVLYVLDEPSIGLHQRDNRRLIETLLTLRDLGNTLIVVEHDEETIEAADWVVDIGPGAGVNGGEVVHSGPYSALLGDSASMTGEYLSGRREIPMPKKRRKIDKKRMLSVVGARANNLRNVTADFPLGVLTAVTGVSGSGKSSLVNDILYQVLASRLNGARTVPGKHTRVTGLDNLDKVVHVDQAPIGRTPRSNPATYTGVFDRIRTLFSETPEAKVRGYQPGRFSFNVKGGRCEACSGDGTIKIEMNFLPDVYVDCEVCHGKRYNRDTLAVHYKGKNIAEVLEMPIEEAADFFEPIQAIHRYMKTLVDVGLGYVRLGQSATTLSGGEAQRVKLATELQRRSNGRSIYVLDEPTTGLHFEDVRKLLEVLNGLVDKGNTVIVIEHNLDVIKSADWVIDLGPEGGSGGGQIIATGTPEHIARVEESHTGLFLSEILGEGRSARKAS, from the coding sequence GTGCCCATCGTCCCCGTTGCTTCCCCAGGAAAACTCAGTGTCCGCGGTGCCCGCGTCCACAATCTCAAGAACGTCGACATCGACATCCCCCGCGACTCTCTCGTCGTGTTCACCGGTCTGTCCGGATCGGGGAAGTCCAGCCTCGCGTTCGACACGATCTTCGCCGAGGGGCAGCGTCGTTACGTCGAATCGCTGAGCGCATACGCGCGCCAGTTCCTCGGTCAGGTCGACCGACCCGACGTCGACTTCATCGAGGGGCTGAGCCCCGCGGTCTCGATCGACCAGAAGTCGACGAACCGCAACCCGCGATCGACCGTCGGCACGATCACCGAGATCTACGACTACATGCGTCTGCTGTGGGCGCGCATCGGCATCCCGCACTGCCCGGAGTGCGGTGAGCGCATCCAGCGCCAGACCGTACAGCAGATCGCCGATCAGCTCATGGAGCTCCCCGAGCGCACGCGTTACCAGGTGGTGGCGCCGATCGTGTCGCAGAAGAAGGGCGAGTTCGTCGACCTGTTCCGCGAGCTCGGTGCGAAGGGCTACTCGCGTGCGATCGTCGACGGCGAGCTGATCCAGCTCGCCGAGCCGCCCACGCTGAAGAAGAGCTACAAGCACGACATCGCCGTGGTGGTCGACCGACTCGTGGCCTCGGACGACATCCTCGGGCGGGTCACCGATTCCGTGGAGACCGCTCTGGGCCTGGCCGGTGGCGTGGTGCAGATCAATTACGTCGACGGCGAGGGCGACGACGCGTGGCAGACGTTCTCCGAGAAGCTGGCCTGCCCGAACGGACATGCGCTCACGCTCACCGAGATCGAGCCGCGCACCTTCTCGTTCAACGCGCCGTTCGGTGCATGCCCCGCCTGCTCCGGCCTCGGCACGCGCATGTCCGTCGACGTCGATCTGATGCTCGGCGACGAAGACCTCTCCATCCGCGAGGGCGTCATCATCCCGTGGACCACCCAGGGCAAGGGGCTGTTCCAGTACTACGAGCGCCTTCTCGAGGGGCTCTCCCGCGACCTGGACTTCTCGCTGGACACGCCGTGGCGCAAGCTGCACTCCGACGTGCAGGACGCGGTGCTGCGCGGCGAGAACTACAAGGTCACCGTCAAGTGGAAGAACCGCTACGGGCGCGAGATGCGCTACGCCTCCGGTTTCGAGGGCGTGGTCCCGTACATCGAGCGGCAGTACCTGCAGGCCGAGTCGGACAACCAGCGCAGCCGCTGGGGCGAGTACCTCCGCGAGGTGCCGTGCCCCGTCTGCGACGGCAACCGCCTCAAGCCCGAGGTGCTCGCGGTGCAGGTGCACGGCCACTCGATCGCCGAGGTGTCGCACCTCAGCCTGGCCGACGCCCGGGCCTTCATGGAGACCCTCACGCTCACCGACCGTGAGGCGAAGATCGCCGCTCAGGTGCTGCGTGAGATCCGCCTGCGCCTCGACTTCCTGCTGCAGGTCGGCCTCTCGTACCTGAACCTCAGCCGCTCGGCGGGGTCCCTGTCCGGTGGTGAGGCTCAGCGCATCCGCCTGGCCACGCAGATCGGCTCGGGTCTCACCGGTGTCCTCTATGTGCTCGACGAACCGTCGATCGGTCTGCACCAGCGCGACAACCGCCGCCTGATCGAGACGCTGCTCACGCTGCGCGACCTCGGCAACACGCTGATCGTGGTGGAGCACGACGAGGAGACGATCGAGGCGGCCGACTGGGTCGTCGACATCGGACCCGGTGCCGGCGTCAACGGCGGCGAGGTCGTGCACTCGGGGCCGTACTCGGCTCTGCTCGGCGACAGCGCCTCGATGACGGGGGAGTACCTGTCCGGCCGCCGCGAGATCCCGATGCCGAAGAAGCGCCGGAAGATCGACAAGAAGCGCATGCTGAGCGTCGTCGGCGCACGGGCGAACAACCTGCGAAACGTCACGGCCGACTTCCCGCTGGGTGTGCTCACCGCGGTCACCGGTGTCAGCGGGTCCGGGAAGTCGTCGCTCGTGAACGACATCCTGTACCAGGTGCTGGCGTCGCGACTGAACGGAGCGCGCACGGTCCCCGGCAAGCACACGCGCGTGACGGGACTCGACAACCTCGACAAGGTCGTGCACGTGGACCAGGCGCCGATCGGCCGCACGCCGCGGTCGAACCCGGCGACGTACACGGGCGTCTTCGACCGCATCCGCACACTGTTCAGCGAGACGCCCGAGGCGAAGGTCCGCGGCTATCAGCCCGGCCGGTTCAGCTTCAACGTCAAGGGCGGCCGCTGCGAGGCGTGCTCCGGTGACGGCACGATCAAGATCGAGATGAACTTCCTCCCCGACGTGTACGTCGACTGCGAGGTGTGCCACGGCAAGCGGTACAACCGCGACACGCTCGCGGTGCACTACAAGGGCAAGAACATCGCCGAGGTGCTCGAGATGCCGATCGAGGAGGCCGCCGACTTCTTCGAGCCCATCCAGGCGATCCACCGCTACATGAAGACGCTCGTCGACGTGGGCCTCGGCTACGTGCGGCTCGGTCAGTCGGCGACGACGCTCTCCGGCGGTGAGGCGCAGCGCGTCAAGCTCGCCACCGAGCTCCAGCGCCGCAGCAACGGACGCAGCATCTACGTGCTCGACGAGCCGACGACCGGTCTGCACTTCGAAGACGTCCGCAAGCTCCTCGAGGTCTTGAACGGTCTGGTCGACAAGGGCAACACGGTCATCGTCATCGAGCACAACCTCGACGTGATCAAGTCGGCCGACTGGGTGATCGACCTCGGTCCCGAGGGCGGCTCCGGTGGTGGCCAGATCATCGCCACGGGCACCCCGGAGCACATCGCACGGGTCGAGGAGAGTCACACCGGGCTGTTCCTCTCCGAGATCCTGGGTGAGGGGCGCTCCGCGCGGAAGGCCAGCTGA